A portion of the Candidatus Hydrogenedentota bacterium genome contains these proteins:
- a CDS encoding tetratricopeptide repeat protein yields MIPILLLLAVAIIIRAYVFQEYRDEPDYGYPMHDAAFKDYWARAIVTGDWTPPPGKDSPFCDWMPYCHPPAYPWFLAGVYKVFGLNAAAPRLIQLLLGLFSILLLYDFTRRCFHHGIAFFAALLMSLYFIFPLYDMDIGQTSLGIFLLLATVDLLALSFSSRSYRPVFWAGLVLGCLFLTRGEFIVFLPLFLLVVLFRRPQGSRRRTALFSPLVLLLALAIPLAPVTLRNYRHAGVFPVLSGDGPILFYYSNNPWATGFNPDSPDLRAYSDNNEWSLFAFPKMYERYAEASGLPPHDYTALVGHLTQKAWHYIRSHPHDWARLVFKKVVLFWGPQEIDENKIIAYDKKHSAILRYLPGFPFIMGIFLLGVILLIFGKGTGTSENISENAVPVKQQRLLGALFLFSIILYTGIYAIFYVTARYRVPMIPFMMIFGGIALHQLFLLIRGRRYRYGIGWALLFACFYLLSSIQWIPFTPDRARWHDERRQAWTATNRLREGVDDLQRWIAYQPDDADAYYNRGVMLFDLKEQEASLTCFRKALEIDPAYLQAYYNLGLAYSEMGHYEEAVQAFQSRLHGAPEDADSWYGLSRVYAYMGQGAEQGDTLEKAVAVNPRHARALVDLAVLRKGQGDVQAAESLLRQALRYNPNYSMAAFNLGLLLNDLGHYKAGLAQLEQALMEDEDNPEFHYNTGLALMHLGRYEAAVMQFNETLRVSPDYGEVYSNLGLCLGRLGREMEARAAFDKAFALLPEAVDTLYNYGCALKALGDLQEAEKHLLQVLALNPDHGKAQFELGVLYINSGDFEKALSHLEGAVKTLHGDPEIHYNLGLIRQRQGMIPEAMTHFYDALKRDPKHYAANCSVATVLRSRGDGAGALPYLEIALEQTPEDASLLYEQGLAFYGLQRFEEASASLDKSKAAAPDRPQTWKNLALSLHAAGKNEEAIDNFTQYLEEVPEDDGARTDLGITFIDAQRFEEAESLFKMLLQDHDQDARLYYDYGRALAGLKHYEAAVDAFRNALHWDAGYIDAMNSLAFTLSLIDRNEEAEQWLKHALCLDAVNGDSFFNLGYVYSVTGRSEEAMNRFRDRLRMDPHHGPSLLNVGLLLEERGDKEGALQAFHDALAADESLALAHHHMAGLLRDAGDGEAALTHYRRALELDPDNVNTPKNLGFLLIQLNREGEAKELFERALQATPDDADAHVGLGDVLAAENNPDAAQQHYERALALQPQHALALRQYGFLLMRKGLAAEALQYFERALPLLSEDAGLHVGLADALAARGSTDEAERYYREAIERYPDFDLAWNNLGDLLSRDGRTVEAIDAFERARVLMPGNANVLLNLGRLYMREKKKEQALQVLEEARRIEPDNLRVRVLLGDIQLELGNAAAAIKEYQQVLLERPDWQDVREKLTAAGAIKE; encoded by the coding sequence TTGATACCAATCCTCCTGTTACTCGCCGTCGCCATAATCATCCGCGCTTATGTTTTTCAGGAATATCGCGATGAACCTGATTATGGCTATCCAATGCATGATGCCGCCTTTAAGGACTACTGGGCGCGTGCTATTGTCACAGGAGATTGGACACCACCACCGGGTAAAGACTCACCTTTTTGCGACTGGATGCCTTATTGCCATCCGCCTGCTTACCCGTGGTTTTTAGCCGGCGTGTACAAAGTCTTCGGCTTGAATGCTGCCGCGCCCCGTTTAATACAGCTGCTGCTCGGATTATTTTCCATCCTGCTGCTCTACGATTTCACGCGTCGCTGTTTTCATCACGGGATCGCCTTCTTTGCTGCGCTGCTCATGTCGCTGTATTTTATTTTCCCCTTATATGACATGGATATTGGACAGACGAGCCTTGGTATCTTTTTGTTGTTGGCGACAGTGGATTTACTCGCCCTTTCTTTTTCCTCGCGATCCTATCGCCCCGTCTTTTGGGCGGGACTCGTTCTCGGCTGTCTTTTTCTCACCCGTGGTGAGTTTATCGTTTTTCTACCCCTTTTCTTGTTGGTAGTCCTCTTTCGCCGGCCCCAAGGCAGCCGCCGACGTACAGCGCTCTTCAGTCCCCTTGTTTTGCTCCTTGCCCTTGCTATTCCTCTCGCGCCGGTAACGCTACGCAATTACCGCCATGCCGGCGTGTTCCCCGTGCTTTCCGGTGACGGCCCTATCCTTTTTTATTATTCTAACAATCCCTGGGCAACGGGATTTAATCCTGACTCACCCGATCTGCGCGCCTATAGCGATAACAACGAATGGTCCCTCTTTGCTTTTCCTAAAATGTATGAACGCTACGCGGAGGCTTCTGGCTTGCCGCCCCACGACTATACCGCATTGGTCGGGCATCTCACGCAAAAGGCGTGGCACTATATTCGCAGTCATCCTCATGACTGGGCGCGCCTCGTTTTCAAGAAGGTCGTGTTGTTCTGGGGTCCGCAGGAGATTGATGAAAATAAAATCATTGCTTATGACAAAAAGCATTCCGCTATACTACGCTATTTGCCGGGCTTCCCCTTTATAATGGGTATTTTCCTTTTGGGCGTGATCTTGCTCATTTTTGGAAAAGGGACGGGAACTTCCGAAAATATTTCTGAAAACGCTGTCCCCGTAAAACAACAACGGCTTCTAGGGGCATTATTTTTATTCTCTATCATACTGTACACGGGCATTTACGCCATCTTTTATGTGACCGCACGGTATCGCGTTCCCATGATCCCCTTCATGATGATTTTCGGGGGAATCGCGCTGCATCAACTCTTTCTTCTAATCAGGGGCCGCCGATATCGTTATGGTATCGGATGGGCACTGCTTTTCGCCTGTTTTTATCTGCTGTCAAGCATTCAATGGATTCCTTTCACGCCCGACCGGGCACGGTGGCACGATGAAAGACGGCAGGCATGGACAGCAACCAACCGACTTCGGGAGGGCGTGGACGATTTGCAGCGCTGGATCGCTTACCAGCCTGATGATGCTGACGCCTACTACAATCGGGGCGTGATGCTCTTTGATCTGAAAGAACAGGAAGCTTCCTTAACTTGTTTTCGAAAGGCGCTGGAAATTGATCCGGCTTATCTGCAGGCTTATTATAATTTAGGTCTTGCCTACAGTGAGATGGGACACTATGAAGAGGCGGTTCAGGCTTTTCAATCGCGATTGCACGGAGCGCCGGAGGATGCCGATAGTTGGTATGGACTCAGCCGTGTCTATGCCTATATGGGACAGGGCGCTGAACAAGGCGACACCTTGGAGAAGGCGGTTGCCGTAAATCCGCGGCATGCCCGCGCCTTGGTTGATCTTGCTGTTCTGCGCAAGGGACAGGGCGACGTACAGGCAGCGGAATCCTTGCTGCGACAGGCGCTGCGCTACAATCCCAATTACAGTATGGCGGCCTTTAATTTGGGACTTTTATTGAATGATCTCGGTCATTATAAAGCGGGCTTAGCGCAGCTGGAACAGGCGCTGATGGAAGACGAGGACAATCCGGAATTCCACTACAACACGGGCTTGGCGCTCATGCACCTGGGGCGGTACGAAGCGGCCGTGATGCAATTTAACGAGACGTTAAGGGTATCGCCCGATTACGGGGAGGTTTATTCGAACTTGGGTTTGTGTTTGGGGCGGCTGGGCCGTGAAATGGAAGCACGAGCAGCTTTCGACAAGGCCTTTGCACTGCTGCCCGAAGCGGTCGATACCCTCTACAATTATGGCTGTGCTTTGAAGGCGCTTGGCGACCTGCAAGAGGCAGAAAAGCATCTCCTTCAGGTTCTTGCTCTGAACCCTGACCATGGCAAAGCGCAATTCGAGCTGGGCGTCCTCTACATTAACAGCGGCGATTTCGAAAAGGCGCTGTCCCACTTGGAAGGAGCAGTGAAAACGCTGCACGGCGATCCGGAGATCCATTATAACCTTGGGCTCATCCGCCAGCGACAAGGCATGATACCGGAGGCTATGACTCATTTCTACGACGCCTTGAAGCGTGATCCCAAGCACTATGCGGCAAATTGCAGCGTGGCGACGGTGCTGCGGTCTCGGGGTGACGGGGCGGGCGCGCTGCCTTACCTGGAAATCGCTTTAGAGCAGACGCCCGAAGATGCCTCGTTGTTGTATGAACAAGGACTCGCTTTCTACGGGCTGCAGCGTTTTGAAGAAGCCTCTGCGTCGCTCGACAAATCAAAGGCAGCCGCCCCTGACCGTCCGCAGACGTGGAAGAATCTCGCGCTCAGCTTGCACGCAGCAGGAAAGAATGAGGAAGCGATCGATAATTTCACCCAATATTTGGAGGAGGTTCCGGAGGACGACGGGGCGCGTACCGACCTGGGCATCACGTTCATCGATGCACAGCGTTTTGAGGAGGCGGAATCGCTGTTCAAGATGCTCTTGCAAGACCACGATCAGGACGCCCGCCTGTATTACGATTATGGGCGTGCCTTGGCAGGATTGAAGCACTATGAAGCCGCTGTGGACGCCTTCAGAAATGCCTTGCATTGGGATGCCGGCTATATTGACGCCATGAACAGCCTCGCCTTCACCCTTTCTCTGATCGATAGGAACGAGGAAGCGGAGCAATGGTTGAAGCACGCCCTGTGTTTGGACGCGGTGAACGGGGACAGCTTCTTTAATTTAGGCTATGTGTACAGCGTCACGGGCCGCAGTGAGGAAGCGATGAACCGCTTTCGGGACCGCTTACGTATGGATCCCCACCATGGGCCGTCACTGCTCAATGTGGGGCTGCTTCTAGAGGAGCGCGGCGATAAAGAGGGGGCATTACAGGCCTTTCACGATGCGCTCGCCGCTGATGAATCCCTTGCCCTTGCTCATCACCATATGGCGGGGCTCCTTCGCGATGCCGGTGATGGGGAAGCTGCACTCACCCATTACAGACGTGCTTTGGAACTGGATCCTGATAATGTCAACACGCCGAAGAATCTGGGCTTCCTCTTGATACAGCTGAATCGAGAAGGTGAGGCAAAAGAATTGTTTGAACGTGCCCTGCAGGCGACGCCCGACGATGCAGATGCCCATGTCGGACTGGGCGATGTCTTGGCCGCGGAAAATAATCCAGACGCCGCACAACAGCATTATGAACGTGCTCTTGCCTTGCAGCCGCAACATGCCTTGGCTTTGCGCCAGTATGGCTTTTTGCTCATGCGAAAAGGATTGGCTGCTGAAGCCTTGCAGTATTTTGAAAGGGCACTGCCTTTGTTGTCGGAGGATGCCGGACTTCATGTAGGCCTTGCCGATGCCTTAGCAGCGCGGGGCAGTACGGACGAGGCAGAACGCTATTACCGCGAAGCGATTGAACGCTATCCTGATTTTGATCTGGCATGGAATAATCTCGGAGATCTCCTTTCCCGCGACGGGCGCACTGTCGAAGCCATCGACGCTTTTGAACGGGCGCGTGTGCTTATGCCCGGAAACGCCAATGTTCTGTTGAACCTCGGACGCCTGTATATGCGTGAGAAAAAAAAGGAGCAAGCCCTTCAGGTACTTGAAGAGGCGCGCCGCATTGAGCCCGATAATTTGCGTGTCCGTGTGTTGCTCGGCGATATACAGCTTGAGTTGGGCAATGCCGCCGCTGCCATCAAAGAATATCAACAGGTCCTTCTCGAGCGGCCCGACTGGCAGGATGTACGGGAGAAACTGACCGCTGCCGGCGCCATAAAGGAATAA
- a CDS encoding tetratricopeptide repeat protein: MNTKEKQHTIAGLFVLLLIMGIAVILRLVGITKESLWWDEYASHVYLNTPTLSDFLAWNLSLDPLSLPSYYSLEYWWTHYVHDSVLSLRLLSVLIGVAVIPLVYGLGRRMVSRRAGLLAAALVALSPNHIHHAQGIRAYVLFIFLTALVVWTFIRLLEERRLSWWAAHAIACLLLYWTHAFSVLLPLSLGIFLLFRLKVWRGFLFQWGIVQVILLAPTAFYLSTLRFWPQDTTARWIALPGVLSLGADLFFDDISAFHWQFRLGAIAASLGSLRVVVDLVFAVLILVGLLQVAASGARKKTQDSASKNNYGLLFYLWLLISPISLFILSWTMRPCMFPRYTIHSTLALYLLLGAAFGASKIPGRRLVLPLLLCGLMFLQWFWLQPGPQRSDWRSAALFLQEQAAPHDVLLVKNRLSRNIFLHNMEVLTPQNLEIPVASASTYSLLAAQTALCLGILPSETEDTRVWVLVAMDYFEPGPPQDFERYLEEWSIPFERWSFPAIREIYIYRMDRGTAALPDSIEALYTDSDIKKDSLAGDLEHHSMQAFGELATALALQGEREAAKEIFDGIFKINTFAKEIYGNFRKALDAAEELDTKAAAIETLWQAYGLRKNVQPRLMLQAFQKAAALDPMLALAHVEIGLELAQQGTYTEAREALLLAMNADDRYRDMLSSLVDALANGQDIPAKLSAVMDYREALLALSTGDTEKAQRMLQHARATDPQLVAAQLMLAYVWVDGDSDEDVEALLQQYLSATDRPLIDSFAYLAMILTEHNNLDRAANTMKMLFDTDTQTRKSYDSLAKALASGEGVSEAALSIRSMWEGFDAAANAKEEQALSAFAKAVEINPDNNPAALELALHLVAAKRQEEALPLLLRVAEKDPDYRTMTEFLIHDIRSGADTTASLNGINAYRRGILAQSRGEYEEAVTALEEAVQADPRLEAAHTSRVFNLIILRRFEEAMAGLNRYLDGTEHPSPGAFGLLTVLYIANKDTEQAVESYRTAMSMDDSYAQQFGPIFFAALEMRDYDKLRQEMDQLKKAGVDLYPLMDEITRDYLANTEPRSEAEIALQKMKEENRYWADMQRFAEEDEAETPVPGDILFTGSSTARMWDVKKFFPDLPVVNRGFGGSVYKEVTLFHKEIVRSHQPSILVLYSGDNDVFRNETAEETAQDGLDAVDALRTVAPKAQIIVISTKPSASRWQYAPVMLAANGIIAEQLATRENMIFVDLVPLLLDEKGLPDPVCFRDDELHLSDEGYRRWSEALRPYLIKAGETTEN, from the coding sequence ATGAATACAAAAGAAAAACAACATACGATTGCCGGTCTTTTTGTGCTCCTGTTAATCATGGGAATCGCTGTCATCCTTCGGTTGGTCGGGATTACCAAGGAGTCTTTGTGGTGGGATGAATACGCCAGCCATGTGTATTTGAATACGCCTACCCTTTCCGACTTCCTCGCGTGGAATCTAAGCCTTGATCCGCTCAGCCTGCCCAGTTATTACAGTCTGGAATATTGGTGGACACACTATGTGCATGATTCCGTATTGAGTCTTCGGCTTCTGAGTGTTCTTATCGGTGTTGCCGTCATTCCCCTCGTCTACGGATTGGGCAGACGCATGGTGAGCCGACGTGCAGGTTTGTTGGCGGCCGCGCTGGTCGCCCTGTCGCCCAACCATATACACCACGCCCAAGGTATACGCGCTTACGTTCTGTTTATATTCCTTACCGCCCTGGTCGTGTGGACCTTTATCCGCCTTCTCGAGGAGCGGCGCTTGTCATGGTGGGCAGCCCATGCTATTGCCTGCCTGCTCTTGTATTGGACCCATGCCTTTTCGGTCTTACTGCCTCTTTCCTTAGGTATTTTTTTGCTATTTCGTTTGAAGGTGTGGCGCGGCTTTCTCTTTCAGTGGGGCATCGTGCAAGTGATTTTATTGGCGCCCACAGCCTTTTATCTTTCCACGCTTCGGTTCTGGCCGCAAGATACCACAGCACGCTGGATTGCACTGCCGGGCGTCTTATCCCTTGGCGCTGATCTCTTCTTCGACGATATTTCCGCCTTTCATTGGCAGTTTCGATTGGGCGCGATAGCAGCTTCCTTGGGATCGCTGCGCGTGGTTGTTGACCTTGTCTTTGCCGTACTGATCCTAGTCGGTCTTTTACAAGTTGCGGCGAGTGGGGCGCGAAAGAAGACACAAGATTCCGCCTCCAAAAATAACTATGGACTCCTTTTTTATCTCTGGCTTCTTATCTCGCCCATAAGTTTATTTATACTGTCTTGGACAATGCGCCCTTGTATGTTTCCGCGCTATACGATTCATAGTACCCTTGCCTTATACCTGCTTTTGGGCGCAGCATTTGGAGCGTCCAAAATTCCCGGTCGCCGTCTCGTATTGCCCTTGCTCCTTTGCGGACTCATGTTTCTCCAATGGTTTTGGCTGCAGCCGGGTCCGCAGCGCAGCGATTGGCGTTCCGCCGCACTCTTCCTTCAAGAACAGGCTGCGCCTCACGATGTATTGCTGGTTAAGAACAGGCTTAGCCGAAATATTTTTCTACACAATATGGAAGTATTGACACCGCAAAACCTAGAGATTCCTGTGGCTTCAGCGAGTACTTATTCCCTTTTAGCCGCGCAGACTGCTCTGTGTCTAGGCATACTTCCTTCGGAGACGGAAGACACACGAGTCTGGGTGCTCGTGGCTATGGACTATTTTGAGCCGGGCCCGCCCCAAGATTTTGAGCGTTATCTTGAAGAATGGTCTATTCCTTTTGAACGCTGGTCTTTTCCTGCCATTCGCGAAATCTATATCTATCGCATGGACAGGGGAACGGCAGCCCTGCCCGATTCTATAGAAGCTTTATATACGGACTCGGACATCAAAAAAGACAGCTTAGCGGGAGACCTGGAGCATCACAGCATGCAAGCTTTCGGAGAGCTTGCAACGGCTCTGGCTTTGCAAGGAGAACGAGAGGCGGCAAAAGAAATCTTTGACGGTATTTTTAAGATCAATACCTTCGCCAAAGAAATCTATGGGAATTTTCGTAAAGCCTTGGATGCGGCTGAAGAACTCGATACCAAGGCAGCAGCCATCGAAACGCTTTGGCAAGCCTATGGTTTGCGCAAGAATGTTCAGCCGCGCCTCATGCTGCAGGCGTTTCAAAAGGCGGCGGCTTTGGATCCCATGCTTGCCCTCGCTCATGTCGAAATAGGGCTGGAGCTGGCACAACAAGGAACCTATACCGAAGCGAGAGAAGCGTTACTGCTTGCAATGAATGCCGATGATCGGTATCGTGATATGCTCTCCAGTCTCGTTGATGCATTGGCAAATGGTCAGGACATTCCCGCAAAATTAAGCGCTGTTATGGACTATCGTGAGGCGCTTTTAGCACTCAGCACCGGCGACACGGAAAAAGCGCAACGTATGCTGCAACATGCCCGCGCGACTGATCCCCAACTGGTTGCTGCTCAGCTTATGCTTGCCTATGTCTGGGTCGACGGGGACAGCGATGAAGACGTAGAAGCACTGCTGCAGCAGTATCTAAGCGCCACCGACCGTCCTCTTATTGATAGTTTTGCTTATCTTGCAATGATTCTAACTGAACATAACAACCTGGACCGCGCCGCCAACACCATGAAGATGCTTTTTGACACAGATACTCAGACCCGCAAGAGCTACGACAGTTTAGCGAAAGCCCTTGCATCGGGCGAAGGTGTGTCCGAAGCAGCGTTATCAATCCGCAGCATGTGGGAAGGCTTTGATGCAGCGGCGAATGCAAAGGAAGAACAAGCGCTGAGCGCCTTTGCCAAAGCAGTGGAAATAAATCCCGACAATAACCCGGCGGCCCTTGAATTAGCGCTTCATCTGGTTGCTGCGAAGCGACAGGAAGAGGCGCTTCCCTTGCTTCTGCGTGTTGCTGAAAAAGACCCCGATTATAGGACGATGACCGAGTTTCTCATTCACGATATACGCAGCGGGGCTGATACGACGGCGAGCCTCAACGGGATCAACGCCTATCGGCGCGGAATCCTTGCACAGAGCCGCGGCGAGTATGAAGAGGCGGTGACAGCGTTGGAGGAGGCGGTGCAGGCGGATCCGCGACTCGAAGCCGCCCATACGTCGCGGGTATTTAACTTAATTATTCTGCGTAGATTTGAAGAGGCGATGGCAGGGCTTAACCGCTATCTTGATGGAACAGAGCATCCGTCGCCCGGAGCCTTTGGGCTTCTTACCGTGCTTTACATTGCCAACAAGGATACGGAACAAGCCGTCGAGTCGTACCGGACTGCCATGAGTATGGATGACAGCTACGCGCAGCAATTCGGACCGATCTTTTTCGCGGCCTTGGAGATGCGCGACTACGACAAGCTCCGACAGGAGATGGATCAACTGAAAAAGGCAGGTGTCGACCTCTATCCGCTCATGGATGAAATCACCCGCGATTATTTGGCAAATACTGAGCCTCGTTCCGAAGCTGAGATTGCCCTTCAAAAAATGAAAGAAGAGAACCGATACTGGGCAGATATGCAGCGTTTTGCCGAGGAAGATGAGGCAGAAACACCCGTTCCCGGCGATATCCTCTTTACCGGCAGCTCCACGGCTCGCATGTGGGATGTGAAGAAGTTTTTCCCCGATTTACCTGTTGTGAATCGCGGCTTTGGCGGCTCTGTGTATAAAGAAGTGACTCTCTTCCACAAGGAGATCGTGCGCAGCCACCAGCCCTCCATCCTTGTTTTGTATTCCGGTGATAACGACGTTTTCAGAAATGAGACCGCTGAAGAGACAGCACAAGATGGATTGGATGCTGTAGATGCGCTGCGCACAGTGGCACCGAAGGCGCAGATTATTGTGATCAGCACCAAACCCAGTGCTTCCCGCTGGCAGTATGCGCCGGTCATGCTCGCCGCCAATGGGATTATCGCTGAACAGCTTGCCACGCGGGAAAACATGATCTTCGTCGATCTTGTTCCTTTGCTTCTGGATGAGAAGGGCTTGCCCGATCCCGTATGTTTCCGTGACGACGAATTACATTTAAGCGATGAAGGATACCGTCGCTGGAGCGAAGCGCTGCGACCCTACCTCATCAAAGCCGGAGAAACAACAGAAAACTGA
- the dinB gene encoding DNA polymerase IV has translation MQRRLLHIDMDAFFASVEIARNPSLRGQPVIVGGGAGDSRGVVTSASYEARHFGVRSAMPIAQARRLCPQAVFIPCSHGLYGKVSRRIHAILESVTPQVQMASIDEANLDITGSIHLFGSEEALAAHIKKMIWEQEQITATIGIASNKAVAKIAANEAKPNCCLTIDPGDEQAFLAPLSVRVLPGVGKHTGDSLEQLGIMTVQQLREIPPGLLERCMGENLARHLRVSAMGEGDDRIVLNVQPKSISRETTFSSDLTDWEVIQSVLFRLVEDCAYTMRSEGLETRRVTLKVRYRDFLTKTFSKSLSESTSLDTTLLDAIAALVPKAKSRRASVRLIGVNLSALSAHQHQLDLFHHEQQKKWERVMQSVDAVRDKLGFDAMGLGRGLNLTEKKIATEKKPDED, from the coding sequence ATGCAACGCCGTTTACTTCATATTGATATGGACGCCTTTTTCGCGTCTGTGGAAATCGCGCGTAACCCCAGCTTACGCGGTCAACCTGTTATTGTGGGCGGAGGCGCCGGTGACAGCCGTGGCGTTGTTACCAGCGCCTCCTATGAAGCGCGCCATTTCGGCGTGCGCTCCGCCATGCCCATCGCCCAAGCGCGACGCCTGTGCCCCCAAGCCGTCTTTATCCCCTGTAGCCATGGATTGTACGGCAAGGTATCACGGCGCATTCACGCCATCTTAGAAAGCGTCACGCCCCAAGTGCAGATGGCATCCATTGATGAAGCAAACTTGGATATTACGGGTTCCATTCATTTATTTGGCAGCGAAGAGGCTTTGGCCGCACATATCAAAAAGATGATCTGGGAACAGGAGCAAATCACCGCAACCATAGGGATCGCCTCCAACAAAGCTGTTGCCAAGATAGCTGCCAACGAAGCGAAGCCTAACTGCTGTCTGACCATTGACCCGGGAGATGAACAAGCATTTTTAGCGCCTCTATCTGTGCGCGTATTGCCGGGCGTCGGCAAACATACGGGCGACTCCCTCGAACAATTGGGCATCATGACCGTGCAGCAGCTCCGTGAAATACCGCCGGGACTCCTCGAACGCTGTATGGGCGAGAATTTGGCGCGGCACCTGCGCGTCTCCGCCATGGGAGAAGGGGACGACCGGATCGTGCTGAATGTCCAACCCAAATCCATTAGCCGAGAAACTACCTTTTCATCAGATCTGACGGATTGGGAAGTCATCCAATCGGTTCTCTTCCGCTTGGTCGAGGACTGTGCCTATACGATGCGCAGCGAAGGATTGGAGACGCGGCGCGTAACCTTGAAAGTACGGTATCGTGATTTCTTGACCAAAACCTTCTCCAAGTCGCTCAGCGAATCCACCTCCCTGGATACGACCTTGCTTGACGCCATCGCTGCATTGGTGCCTAAAGCGAAAAGCAGACGTGCCAGCGTGCGCCTCATTGGGGTGAATCTTTCCGCCCTAAGCGCCCACCAGCATCAGTTAGATTTGTTCCACCACGAACAACAAAAGAAATGGGAACGGGTCATGCAAAGCGTGGATGCAGTACGGGATAAACTGGGTTTTGATGCCATGGGTCTGGGCCGCGGATTAAACCTTACTGAGAAGAAAATAGCGACCGAAAAAAAGCCGGACGAAGACTAA
- the cysE gene encoding serine O-acetyltransferase: METVTPDSLWEQIRAEATEGAWREPLLASFLHTTILNHKTFEDALGFQLASKLESATLPALSLRDLIEEAYDAEQQLGQFARADLLAVYGRDPACRKYSQPLLYFKGFLSIQAQRIAHYYWHKERIHLALFLQSRISEMFGVDAHPAAQLGKGCFIDHATGVVIGETAVVGENVSMLHGVTLGGTGKEQGDRHPKVRRGVLISTGAKVLGNIEIGEGAKIAAGAVVLEDVPPHTTVAGIPAHPIGKESFAQPSLEMDHHFEG; encoded by the coding sequence ATGGAAACGGTTACCCCCGATAGTTTGTGGGAACAAATTCGTGCTGAAGCAACAGAAGGCGCTTGGCGTGAACCATTATTGGCGAGCTTTTTGCACACTACCATCCTCAATCATAAAACCTTTGAAGACGCTTTAGGCTTTCAATTGGCAAGCAAATTGGAAAGCGCCACTTTGCCTGCACTGTCTCTTCGCGACCTAATCGAAGAGGCCTATGACGCAGAACAACAATTGGGTCAATTCGCCCGAGCAGATTTATTGGCAGTCTACGGCCGTGACCCGGCGTGCCGCAAATATTCACAGCCGCTCTTATACTTTAAGGGGTTTTTATCGATTCAAGCCCAGCGTATCGCCCATTATTATTGGCATAAAGAACGCATTCATTTAGCGTTGTTTCTGCAAAGCCGTATCTCTGAAATGTTTGGTGTTGACGCCCACCCTGCGGCGCAATTGGGCAAAGGCTGCTTTATCGATCATGCCACAGGCGTTGTCATCGGCGAGACCGCCGTAGTGGGTGAAAACGTGTCCATGCTCCATGGGGTGACCTTAGGCGGAACAGGCAAAGAACAAGGCGACCGCCATCCGAAAGTGCGCCGAGGTGTCTTGATTTCCACAGGTGCAAAAGTACTGGGCAATATCGAAATTGGCGAGGGCGCTAAGATCGCTGCCGGCGCCGTCGTATTAGAAGATGTGCCGCCCCACACCACGGTGGCAGGCATACCCGCCCATCCCATCGGCAAAGAATCCTTTGCGCAGCCCTCCCTCGAAATGGATCATCATTTCGAAGGCTGA